The Pseudoalteromonas rubra genome has a segment encoding these proteins:
- a CDS encoding DUF4826 family protein: MAKDNTQMSKEEQQKMLAQWQHTSLQTAQKYLAEKGIVGINIQASESRILPPICGVWKIKDNKGKGYWVVSGKVPTDAMPVSGAADARAALKHFSYQWQIKADKILGAECPDPTQTEYAKFLIHHAHGVYDLANKDQLWANVAS; the protein is encoded by the coding sequence ATGGCGAAAGACAACACACAAATGAGTAAAGAAGAACAACAAAAAATGCTTGCCCAGTGGCAACACACTTCACTGCAGACTGCGCAGAAGTACCTTGCAGAAAAAGGCATAGTCGGTATCAACATTCAAGCCAGTGAGTCCCGTATTTTGCCTCCTATCTGTGGTGTTTGGAAAATTAAAGACAATAAGGGCAAGGGGTATTGGGTTGTCTCAGGTAAAGTTCCGACAGACGCAATGCCTGTGAGCGGGGCTGCGGATGCGCGCGCCGCACTTAAACACTTTTCTTATCAATGGCAAATCAAAGCCGATAAAATCCTGGGCGCAGAGTGCCCGGATCCGACCCAGACCGAATACGCTAAGTTCCTTATTCACCATGCCCATGGCGTGTATGATTTGGCTAACAAAGACCAGTTATGGGCTAATGTAGCATCGTAA
- a CDS encoding methyl-accepting chemotaxis protein, translating to MSGEFSQLVSNITATLGSLDNSSASTLQQTSQHSRDQLNQILAYLEQSNTSQQQRTETFKTMVEQSKELQAMSIDVAKIAEQTNLLALNASIEAARAGDNGRGFAVVADEVRALANSSGDTGVKINKMVESIAQAMQSSMTMMESELTERQALTEKYQRQINEVIDTWLTLSQNVEQQAQILQTSNEDNRQKISEILVDLQFQDRVDQIQDSVTIALEIMTQELDKFIEERRQSSTARFNHQRISDTLSRTAATREQRHILASKHSGSNRKDDDTVDDLTFF from the coding sequence ATGTCTGGTGAGTTTTCCCAGTTAGTGAGCAATATCACTGCAACCTTAGGCAGCCTGGATAACAGCAGTGCCAGTACTTTACAGCAAACTTCGCAACACAGCCGCGACCAGCTAAATCAGATCCTGGCTTATCTGGAGCAATCCAATACCAGCCAACAGCAACGTACGGAGACGTTTAAAACCATGGTCGAACAAAGCAAGGAGTTGCAGGCAATGTCCATCGATGTCGCAAAAATTGCAGAACAAACCAATTTACTGGCTCTGAATGCATCCATAGAGGCGGCGCGCGCCGGTGACAATGGGCGTGGCTTTGCGGTTGTTGCAGATGAAGTGCGTGCCCTCGCTAACTCGAGTGGAGACACAGGGGTCAAAATCAACAAAATGGTCGAGTCTATCGCACAGGCAATGCAAAGCTCTATGACGATGATGGAAAGCGAATTAACCGAGCGCCAGGCACTGACGGAAAAGTATCAACGCCAGATCAACGAAGTGATTGATACCTGGCTCACGTTATCTCAAAACGTTGAGCAACAGGCGCAAATACTCCAGACCTCTAACGAAGATAATCGACAAAAAATCTCGGAGATATTGGTTGATCTGCAGTTTCAGGACAGAGTCGATCAGATCCAGGACAGCGTGACAATTGCGCTGGAGATCATGACACAAGAGCTGGATAAATTCATTGAAGAGCGCCGCCAAAGCAGCACCGCCCGATTTAATCATCAGCGGATCAGTGACACACTTTCTCGCACCGCTGCAACCCGGGAGCAACGGCATATTCTGGCATCCAAGCACAGCGGCAGCAATCGCAAAGACGATGACACTGTGGACGACCTTACTTTTTTCTGA
- a CDS encoding response regulator, giving the protein MSKTILVVDDSDSLRQVVNIALTGAGYQVIEACDGKDALSKLTGSKVHLIISDVNMPNMNGIEFVKNVKQLPQYKFTPVIMLTTENQQSMMEEGKKAGAKAWMVKPFKPAQMLQAVSKLLMM; this is encoded by the coding sequence ATGAGTAAAACCATTTTAGTTGTAGATGATTCTGATTCTTTAAGACAGGTCGTGAACATTGCGCTGACAGGGGCTGGTTACCAGGTTATTGAAGCCTGCGATGGCAAAGATGCCCTCAGCAAACTCACTGGTAGCAAAGTTCACCTGATAATCAGTGACGTCAATATGCCCAATATGAACGGCATTGAATTCGTCAAAAATGTCAAACAGCTACCGCAATACAAGTTTACACCTGTCATCATGCTGACCACAGAAAATCAACAGAGCATGATGGAAGAAGGCAAAAAAGCAGGTGCGAAGGCCTGGATGGTCAAGCCGTTTAAACCAGCACAAATGCTTCAAGCCGTCTCTAAGTTATTGATGATGTGA
- a CDS encoding STAS domain-containing protein, giving the protein MSECFKFPTELTIYEVQDVYTELRTFVEGKQALELDLSQVEELDSAGIQLTVWLVNHCRTTGVQINALTLSDLLTARLTLLNVSLAAQNKSEP; this is encoded by the coding sequence ATGTCTGAGTGTTTTAAGTTCCCAACCGAGTTGACCATCTACGAAGTACAAGACGTGTATACAGAGCTCCGTACGTTTGTAGAGGGTAAGCAAGCGTTAGAGCTCGACTTAAGCCAGGTAGAAGAACTCGACAGCGCAGGGATCCAGTTGACAGTCTGGCTGGTGAATCACTGTCGGACAACAGGGGTACAGATTAATGCCCTCACCCTGTCAGATCTGCTTACAGCCAGGCTAACCCTGTTGAATGTGTCCCTGGCCGCTCAAAATAAAAGCGAACCTTAA
- a CDS encoding chemotaxis protein CheA, with product MSVDLSAAITTFVSESKELLADMENSLLDMEASDASADQEETINAIFRAIHTIKGSAGLFSFDYVVSLTHIAETVLDDIRNGNREMSKPLLSLYLETGDLCEELILLAASDSEPSAHQLTQLAALNSQFSEFIDDAASPQDNIATSDNPKQPQNGIWFVCFVPNENVLRNGLDPFPFIHFLNNEVTDLEVATNVVPLNAQTPYDPESCYLAFLMLFRTSQNKEAIEEVFEFIKNDAVIEILPPAQCSYDAIQACARYFPEPSQFQSTLSQLTQSLLPNEPSASASDNDPMSPPVKDKKKNKVHSSKTLRVEAMKLDRLIDQVGEMVITGARTNLLAHETGNETLIEAMALLERLVENIRDSSLKLRMVQIGETFNKFKRVVRDVADELGKEVELNIIGADTELDKTFVEKVSDPLMHIIRNAIDHGIETPDERVAAGKPACGQLTLKAYHDSGSIVIEIQDDGQGLDQSKILARAIENGLISAEHSLQDKEINLLIFEPGFSTAAAVTSISGRGVGMDVVKRNVESLRGSVEVDSTKGLGSKIIIRLPLTLSIIDGFMFTVGDEDYVIPLDTVVECLELHEVVSESDIQDKNYINLRTEVLPFIRLRTLFGIEQQIEHTKESLVIVQFGTLRAGLVVDSLQGEFQTVVKPLGRLFEGLKCISGATILGSGKVAIILDVSALIRTAITMYEQLELKH from the coding sequence ATGTCTGTTGATTTAAGCGCGGCCATTACCACTTTTGTCAGTGAGTCCAAAGAGCTTCTGGCCGACATGGAAAACTCTTTGCTGGATATGGAAGCCAGTGACGCTAGCGCCGATCAGGAAGAAACCATCAACGCCATCTTCCGCGCCATTCACACCATTAAAGGCAGTGCAGGGTTGTTTAGTTTTGACTATGTCGTGAGCCTGACCCACATTGCGGAAACCGTACTGGACGATATTCGAAACGGCAACCGGGAAATGAGTAAACCTCTGCTCTCTCTATACCTGGAAACGGGTGACTTGTGCGAGGAACTGATCCTGCTCGCCGCGTCTGACAGTGAACCCAGTGCACACCAACTGACCCAACTTGCTGCTCTGAACAGCCAGTTCAGTGAGTTTATCGACGATGCTGCTTCACCACAGGATAACATTGCCACCTCAGACAACCCTAAACAGCCGCAAAATGGTATCTGGTTTGTCTGCTTTGTTCCTAACGAAAATGTATTGCGTAATGGCCTGGACCCCTTCCCTTTTATTCACTTTCTGAATAATGAAGTAACCGACCTTGAAGTAGCCACGAATGTTGTTCCTCTGAATGCCCAAACCCCCTATGACCCCGAGTCCTGCTACCTGGCGTTTCTGATGCTGTTCCGTACAAGTCAAAACAAGGAAGCGATAGAAGAGGTCTTCGAGTTTATCAAAAACGATGCGGTCATAGAGATTTTACCACCTGCTCAGTGCAGTTACGACGCGATCCAGGCCTGCGCACGGTACTTTCCGGAACCATCTCAGTTCCAGTCAACCCTGTCACAGCTCACTCAGTCACTTTTACCGAATGAGCCATCCGCATCAGCCTCAGATAATGACCCTATGTCCCCCCCTGTTAAAGACAAGAAGAAAAACAAAGTACACAGCAGCAAAACCTTGCGGGTCGAGGCAATGAAGCTTGACAGGTTGATCGATCAAGTCGGAGAAATGGTCATTACCGGGGCCAGAACGAATCTGCTGGCCCACGAAACCGGCAACGAAACCCTGATAGAAGCTATGGCACTCCTTGAGCGATTGGTTGAAAACATTCGTGACAGCTCGCTTAAACTCAGGATGGTGCAAATTGGCGAAACCTTTAATAAGTTCAAACGTGTTGTCCGGGATGTGGCTGACGAACTGGGTAAAGAGGTGGAACTCAATATTATTGGCGCGGATACCGAGCTGGATAAAACCTTTGTTGAGAAAGTCAGCGATCCGCTTATGCATATCATCCGCAACGCCATAGACCATGGCATCGAAACACCTGATGAACGGGTTGCCGCAGGCAAGCCTGCCTGTGGTCAACTCACGCTCAAGGCCTATCATGACTCTGGCTCAATTGTGATAGAGATCCAGGATGATGGTCAGGGGTTAGATCAGAGCAAGATCCTGGCTCGCGCAATCGAAAACGGCTTGATCAGCGCAGAACACTCTTTGCAGGACAAAGAAATTAACCTGCTTATTTTTGAACCTGGCTTTTCCACTGCCGCCGCCGTAACCAGCATCTCGGGCCGTGGCGTGGGCATGGACGTAGTAAAACGTAATGTTGAAAGCTTGCGGGGTAGCGTGGAAGTCGACAGCACCAAAGGGCTGGGCTCCAAAATTATTATTCGCCTGCCACTGACTTTATCCATCATTGACGGGTTTATGTTTACCGTTGGCGACGAGGATTACGTGATCCCCCTCGATACTGTGGTTGAGTGCCTGGAACTGCACGAGGTGGTCTCTGAGTCCGACATTCAGGATAAGAACTACATTAACCTCAGAACTGAGGTCCTGCCTTTTATTCGTCTGCGTACCCTGTTTGGGATAGAGCAGCAAATTGAACACACGAAGGAATCACTGGTTATCGTCCAGTTTGGCACCCTTAGAGCCGGTCTGGTCGTCGACTCATTGCAAGGAGAGTTTCAGACCGTTGTAAAACCCCTGGGGAGGCTGTTCGAAGGCCTCAAATGTATCAGCGGAGCAACCATACTCGGCAGTGGCAAAGTAGCCATTATTTTGGATGTATCTGCCCTGATCCGCACCGCAATTACAATGTATGAGCAATTAGAGCTCAAACATTAG
- a CDS encoding methyl-accepting chemotaxis protein, translating to MFKNLTIKNKIILAMFTMGLLLLVIAVSVQMKNGRIEGFATDVGQYDIPEAIYALNMLDELGDMNSNVLEYIAGEADEKADFLSNYSEFTNYLEDLKRLNSVDTSYIRQLEDLVRRYASENQELIFDRFDPLQEEKAVEKYEYINREFAEPLESLLDSQKEAEVADAGSSGDFAEVVNDDLPGVRYYLELIDEQGDMMGSLNAYMRGRVGATAAFEKDARTFSNFLSELKPLERKPLEIKAIGDIERMYLGLYNGGKEIFAMYDPKQKIQASKDVDRLEHDIFSKIEEILEKISNEAIAESTTSLNDLMSAARDSIKLVWGLLIVAIVLAIATAAFLIRGIVLPINALAEAAEDLRSGEGDLTRRIPDFGNDEIGQTAQSFNGFIERLQNILLDIQESVESIAHSTNEVSTTSRMLSSTSNQLAASVEETSASLEQMSSSISMNTENSKMTNDIAKQSSSEANDGGQAVKDTVQAMTQIAEKIGIIEDIAYKTNLLALNAAIEAARAGEHGKGFAVVADEVRKLAERSQVAAQDISTLADNSVKIAQHAGAMLDRMVPNIGKTADLVQEITAASTEQSTSVAEINRTVAQLDEIAQQNASASEELASTAKMVQDQTGDIRSTVGYFKLSNNGRSHKGRQSNVIHDSSHSREDGYTPFDE from the coding sequence ATGTTTAAGAATCTGACCATCAAAAACAAAATCATTCTGGCCATGTTTACCATGGGGCTATTACTACTGGTGATTGCCGTGTCTGTGCAAATGAAAAATGGCCGTATAGAAGGATTTGCCACCGATGTCGGACAATACGACATACCTGAAGCCATTTATGCGCTGAATATGCTGGATGAACTGGGGGACATGAACAGCAATGTGCTGGAATACATTGCCGGTGAGGCCGACGAAAAAGCGGACTTTTTGTCAAACTACAGTGAATTCACTAACTATCTCGAAGATCTTAAGCGACTCAATTCTGTTGATACCAGCTACATTCGTCAGCTGGAAGATTTAGTACGTCGCTATGCCAGCGAGAATCAGGAGCTGATTTTCGACCGATTTGACCCCCTTCAGGAAGAAAAAGCCGTCGAAAAATATGAGTACATCAATCGAGAGTTCGCGGAACCGCTCGAAAGTTTACTTGACTCCCAAAAAGAGGCCGAAGTGGCTGATGCCGGCAGCAGTGGCGACTTTGCCGAAGTGGTCAACGATGATTTACCCGGGGTACGTTACTATCTGGAGCTGATTGACGAACAAGGCGACATGATGGGGTCACTTAATGCTTATATGCGTGGTCGGGTGGGTGCAACCGCTGCCTTTGAAAAAGACGCCCGTACCTTTTCTAATTTTCTCTCAGAGCTTAAACCTCTGGAAAGAAAACCTCTGGAAATTAAAGCCATTGGTGACATAGAACGCATGTATCTGGGTCTCTACAACGGTGGTAAAGAAATTTTTGCTATGTATGACCCAAAACAAAAGATCCAGGCTTCCAAAGATGTGGACCGACTGGAGCACGACATCTTTAGTAAAATAGAGGAAATACTGGAAAAGATCTCCAACGAGGCGATAGCTGAGAGCACCACTTCACTCAACGATCTTATGTCTGCCGCCAGGGACAGTATTAAGCTTGTCTGGGGCTTACTTATTGTTGCTATCGTCCTCGCCATCGCCACCGCCGCTTTTTTGATACGAGGCATAGTGCTGCCTATCAATGCGCTGGCAGAAGCAGCGGAAGACCTGCGTTCAGGGGAAGGCGACCTGACCCGTCGTATACCGGATTTTGGTAATGACGAAATAGGTCAAACCGCACAAAGCTTCAATGGCTTTATCGAACGGCTGCAAAATATCCTGCTGGATATCCAGGAATCTGTTGAGTCCATTGCCCACAGTACCAATGAAGTAAGCACTACTTCTCGTATGCTCAGTTCCACCTCCAATCAACTGGCAGCCAGTGTGGAAGAAACTTCAGCATCGCTGGAACAAATGAGTTCGTCCATTTCAATGAATACCGAAAACTCCAAAATGACCAATGACATTGCCAAGCAATCCAGCAGCGAGGCAAACGATGGTGGCCAGGCTGTAAAAGATACTGTTCAGGCCATGACCCAGATAGCAGAGAAAATCGGCATCATCGAAGACATCGCATACAAAACCAATCTCCTGGCCTTAAATGCCGCCATTGAAGCGGCCAGAGCCGGTGAACACGGCAAGGGCTTTGCCGTGGTGGCTGATGAAGTACGTAAGCTCGCAGAACGGTCTCAGGTTGCCGCACAAGACATCAGTACACTTGCCGACAACAGCGTTAAAATCGCACAACACGCAGGCGCCATGCTCGACAGAATGGTACCCAACATTGGCAAGACCGCCGATTTGGTGCAGGAGATCACCGCGGCGTCGACAGAACAAAGTACCAGTGTGGCTGAGATTAATCGTACCGTGGCTCAGCTTGATGAAATTGCGCAACAAAATGCATCCGCATCAGAGGAACTCGCCTCAACAGCCAAAATGGTTCAGGATCAAACCGGAGATATTCGCTCGACCGTGGGCTACTTTAAATTGAGTAACAATGGCCGCAGCCACAAAGGCCGTCAGTCTAATGTCATTCACGACAGTAGCCATAGCCGCGAAGATGGTTACACCCCATTTGATGAGTAA
- a CDS encoding chemotaxis protein CheW yields MSELVHNPVTAAYDLDKYLAFELNGASYSISISIVREIMEYIEVDKIPMAPDFIIGAINLRGLVIPVFDLSVRLNKPAQPNTNRTCIIVAECNYKAQNITVGLKVDMVTKVLDIPAHEIDQVPSIAGQFHSRFVYGLAKLTDNLMTILDITKILTLDDVQLFDDLQQHNKQLALELTLDSDPAHSYEER; encoded by the coding sequence ATGAGTGAACTAGTACATAACCCAGTCACCGCGGCCTATGATCTTGATAAGTATCTGGCTTTTGAGCTCAACGGCGCATCGTATTCAATCAGTATTTCCATTGTCAGAGAGATCATGGAATATATCGAAGTGGATAAAATTCCCATGGCACCGGATTTCATTATCGGTGCCATCAACCTCAGGGGCCTGGTCATTCCTGTTTTTGATTTATCCGTTCGACTGAACAAACCCGCACAGCCCAACACCAATCGTACCTGCATTATTGTCGCTGAGTGCAACTATAAAGCGCAGAATATTACTGTCGGCCTGAAAGTCGATATGGTCACTAAGGTGCTGGATATTCCTGCACATGAGATTGACCAGGTGCCCAGTATTGCAGGTCAGTTTCATAGCCGTTTTGTGTATGGTTTGGCTAAACTAACAGACAATCTGATGACCATACTGGACATAACCAAAATACTGACGCTGGATGATGTGCAGTTGTTTGACGACTTACAACAACATAATAAACAACTTGCACTGGAACTGACACTCGACTCTGACCCCGCACACTCCTACGAGGAAAGGTGA
- a CDS encoding chemotaxis protein CheW — translation MNSAPTLTDSNKTTEELHSLLVSIGYDTFGIPIESVKEVIELTDTTMVPMCNQVIRGVINVRGSVIPVLDMQHRLMLKNPQPYNKYSCIVLYDFYDPSLDEVMTLGMLVSSVMSIQFINCNQLEDSPSFGANIPRHFVWKMAKINNQLTILLDMNSVLNISEINTQLKSSQAEFFSRFCQR, via the coding sequence ATGAACTCAGCGCCCACTCTCACAGACAGCAATAAGACCACCGAAGAACTCCATTCACTGTTAGTGTCGATCGGGTATGATACCTTTGGCATTCCGATAGAGTCCGTGAAAGAAGTCATTGAGCTGACCGACACGACGATGGTCCCTATGTGCAATCAGGTGATCCGGGGCGTGATCAATGTCCGGGGCAGTGTTATTCCGGTTCTGGATATGCAGCACCGCCTGATGCTGAAAAACCCTCAGCCTTACAACAAATACAGTTGTATCGTGTTATATGACTTTTATGATCCCAGTCTGGACGAAGTTATGACCCTCGGCATGCTGGTCAGCAGCGTAATGTCTATTCAGTTTATCAATTGCAATCAGCTTGAGGACTCCCCCTCTTTCGGAGCCAATATCCCTCGTCACTTTGTCTGGAAAATGGCTAAAATTAATAATCAGCTCACCATTTTGCTCGACATGAACAGTGTACTCAATATCAGTGAGATTAATACGCAACTGAAATCCTCCCAGGCTGAATTCTTCTCCCGATTTTGTCAGCGTTAG
- a CDS encoding CheR family methyltransferase — translation MAISTLEFQQLNRLFEQHTGISLGKNKADIVASRLASRLRARRCPSFSKYYRLLMTPEGQEELQVFIDKLTTHETYFFREQAQFEFLYHYYQHNRPRHSPIRAWSAACSSGEEAYSLAMILDDLFYNRPWHVIGTDISEMSVLMARDARYAISTVSKIPKRYRIRYCLKGTGKNADNFTLISTLKKQCSFQEDNLLHLTTVDFSFDVIFLRNVLIYFDKSKQQAILNNIIKRLNHGGLLFLGHSEAMRDKPACLQTLSPCIYKKVAL, via the coding sequence ATGGCGATTTCAACTCTGGAGTTTCAGCAACTCAACCGCCTGTTTGAGCAGCATACCGGGATCAGCCTGGGTAAAAACAAAGCAGATATTGTGGCAAGCCGCCTTGCCAGCCGACTGCGTGCCAGACGCTGCCCTTCTTTCAGCAAGTATTATCGCTTGTTAATGACACCCGAGGGACAAGAAGAGCTGCAAGTGTTTATTGATAAACTCACCACGCATGAAACCTATTTTTTCAGGGAGCAGGCCCAGTTTGAGTTTCTTTATCACTACTATCAACATAATCGTCCACGCCACTCTCCCATTCGGGCCTGGAGTGCCGCCTGCTCAAGCGGAGAAGAGGCGTACTCACTGGCCATGATACTGGACGACTTATTCTATAACCGACCATGGCATGTTATCGGCACAGATATTTCTGAAATGTCTGTGCTTATGGCCAGAGATGCGCGCTATGCCATATCTACCGTAAGCAAAATTCCCAAACGCTATCGGATCCGTTATTGCCTGAAAGGAACGGGTAAAAATGCCGATAACTTCACGCTGATCTCAACGCTAAAAAAACAATGCAGCTTTCAGGAAGACAACCTGTTACACCTAACCACGGTAGATTTTTCATTTGATGTGATTTTTCTGCGTAATGTACTCATCTACTTTGACAAATCCAAACAACAAGCCATCCTGAATAATATCATCAAACGTTTAAACCATGGTGGTTTACTCTTTTTGGGACACTCGGAAGCCATGCGAGACAAGCCTGCTTGTCTGCAAACCCTGAGTCCCTGCATATACAAGAAGGTTGCCTTATGA
- a CDS encoding protein-glutamate methylesterase/protein-glutamine glutaminase produces MTSVFIIDDSALMRQVMSEIIAHERTLVVSGTAPDPIIAERKMNINWPDVILLDVEMPKMNGITFLKKIMQERPTPVIICSALAQEKTTTAMEALACGAVDVIAKPTHGLGDFLHSDSVSQIIDAIKGATKAKVRQLKYLEEGTFRELHTTEEVLPAHKTAQPPDSAGKVIAIGASTGGTEAIARLLQQLPAHSPPIVIVQHMPGKFTAAFAQRLNDITPHSVEEGQTATRIRRGHVYIAPGGQHMLVKRQGSDYYLEIRDGPLVSRHKPSVDVLFRSVAQSVGNHALGIILTGMGNDGASGLLEMKQKGAVTFAESESSCVVFGMPKEAIARGGADKIYALSNLPYQIQKALG; encoded by the coding sequence ATGACCAGCGTCTTCATCATCGATGATTCCGCCCTGATGCGCCAAGTCATGAGTGAGATCATAGCCCATGAACGTACCTTAGTGGTCAGCGGCACCGCCCCCGACCCCATCATTGCAGAGCGAAAGATGAATATAAATTGGCCGGATGTCATTTTGTTGGATGTGGAAATGCCAAAAATGAATGGCATCACTTTCCTGAAGAAAATTATGCAGGAACGCCCTACGCCGGTGATCATCTGCTCGGCACTGGCGCAGGAAAAAACCACTACCGCCATGGAAGCACTTGCTTGTGGCGCTGTGGATGTGATTGCCAAACCCACTCACGGGCTGGGAGACTTTTTACACAGTGACTCAGTGTCGCAAATCATTGACGCTATTAAAGGGGCGACTAAAGCCAAAGTCCGTCAACTCAAATACCTCGAAGAAGGCACCTTTCGCGAGCTACATACGACAGAAGAAGTGCTACCTGCCCACAAAACTGCACAGCCACCAGACAGTGCCGGAAAAGTGATTGCCATTGGCGCTTCGACAGGCGGAACTGAGGCGATCGCCCGACTTTTACAGCAGCTCCCAGCCCATTCACCGCCGATTGTTATCGTCCAGCACATGCCAGGTAAGTTCACGGCTGCGTTTGCTCAACGCCTTAACGACATCACACCTCATAGCGTAGAAGAGGGACAAACTGCCACTCGCATCCGCCGTGGCCATGTGTATATCGCCCCAGGTGGCCAGCATATGTTGGTAAAACGCCAAGGCTCGGACTACTATTTAGAGATACGCGATGGACCACTTGTCAGTCGCCACAAGCCTTCGGTGGATGTGTTATTTCGCTCCGTAGCCCAGTCGGTAGGTAATCATGCCCTTGGAATTATTCTCACCGGCATGGGCAATGATGGCGCAAGTGGTTTACTGGAAATGAAGCAAAAGGGAGCGGTGACTTTTGCAGAAAGCGAGTCCAGTTGTGTGGTCTTTGGTATGCCGAAAGAGGCCATCGCGAGGGGGGGCGCCGATAAAATTTATGCGCTGAGCAACCTCCCTTACCAGATCCAAAAAGCGCTTGGGTGA